One genomic segment of Merismopedia glauca CCAP 1448/3 includes these proteins:
- a CDS encoding DOMON-like domain-containing protein → MNEVNFILKPFPSSAPLPEIQITGKVQRKSNIFSICYQVSGNIAQIYVPAPKTVISRQRELWETTCLEFFLGIKNSPRYWEFNLSPSGDWNIYRFTDYRQGMEEEKAIASLPFQVNQESHLFQLDLELDLAPMMELDTELDLGITAVIQSQQGEISYWGLTHCGTQPDFHLRDSFVVSTLVSLPQVSHLDG, encoded by the coding sequence ATGAATGAAGTTAATTTCATCCTCAAACCCTTCCCTTCATCTGCACCACTTCCCGAAATCCAAATTACTGGTAAGGTACAGCGAAAGTCAAATATTTTTTCTATCTGTTATCAGGTTTCGGGAAATATCGCCCAAATCTACGTTCCTGCACCAAAGACAGTGATTAGCCGTCAGCGAGAACTTTGGGAAACCACCTGTTTAGAGTTCTTTTTAGGAATCAAAAACTCTCCCCGCTACTGGGAATTCAATCTTTCTCCCAGTGGAGATTGGAACATCTATCGCTTTACAGATTATCGACAGGGAATGGAAGAAGAAAAAGCGATCGCTTCTCTTCCATTTCAGGTAAACCAGGAATCTCATCTATTCCAACTGGATTTAGAACTAGATTTAGCGCCAATGATGGAATTAGACACAGAATTAGACTTGGGAATTACCGCAGTTATTCAATCCCAACAGGGAGAGATTAGTTATTGGGGATTAACCCATTGTGGTACTCAACCGGATTTTCACCTGCGAGATAGTTTTGTGGTGTCCACTCTTGTTTCACTTCCTCAAGTGTCACACTTAGATGGCTGA
- a CDS encoding phosphotransferase enzyme family protein has product MDELISIADRFTCDGEIREIREFGQGNINRTYLVTLDSANQPHFILQRINTQVFRQPELVMQNMCIVTEHIDAKLQNACLDRVWKVPHVIRTSEGKDYWEDENSGCWRAIAFIEGAQTFDTIQDSHHGREIGYALGMFHHLMGDLPPDRLADTLPGFHVTPGYLAQYQQVLEDTQVTKSAEVAYGLKFVSDRASFCSILEDAKTQGKLQLRLMHGDPKINNVLIDNETKQAISAIDLDTVKPGLVHYDIGDCLRSGCNVLGEETEDLDGVRFEVDLCQDILQGYLSVARSFLTSSDYEYIYDAIRLITFELGLRFFTDYLAGNVYFKIKYPEHNLARALVQFKLTESIEAQEADIKHKIESFR; this is encoded by the coding sequence ATGGATGAGTTGATAAGTATTGCCGATCGCTTTACGTGTGATGGTGAAATTAGGGAAATTAGAGAGTTTGGGCAAGGTAATATCAATCGGACTTATTTAGTCACCTTAGATTCTGCTAATCAGCCTCATTTTATCTTGCAAAGGATCAATACGCAGGTTTTTCGCCAGCCGGAACTGGTGATGCAAAATATGTGTATTGTCACCGAACACATCGATGCTAAGTTGCAAAATGCTTGTTTAGATCGGGTTTGGAAAGTTCCCCATGTGATTCGCACTTCAGAGGGGAAAGATTACTGGGAAGATGAGAATAGCGGTTGTTGGCGAGCGATCGCTTTTATTGAAGGCGCGCAAACTTTTGATACGATCCAAGATAGTCATCATGGGCGAGAAATTGGCTATGCATTGGGGATGTTTCACCACTTGATGGGCGATTTACCTCCAGATAGGCTGGCTGATACATTGCCTGGTTTTCACGTCACCCCAGGCTATTTAGCGCAATATCAGCAAGTTTTAGAAGATACCCAGGTAACTAAATCGGCAGAAGTCGCCTATGGGTTGAAATTTGTGAGCGATCGCGCTTCTTTCTGTAGTATTTTGGAAGATGCAAAAACCCAAGGTAAGTTGCAGTTAAGGTTAATGCATGGCGATCCCAAAATCAACAATGTCTTGATTGATAACGAGACTAAACAAGCTATCAGTGCGATCGATTTGGATACAGTCAAACCTGGTTTAGTTCACTATGATATTGGCGATTGTCTCCGTTCTGGCTGTAACGTTTTGGGAGAAGAAACAGAGGATTTAGATGGAGTACGGTTTGAGGTGGATCTTTGCCAAGATATTTTACAAGGATACCTTTCTGTAGCCAGAAGTTTCCTCACTTCGTCAGATTATGAATATATTTATGATGCAATTCGCCTAATTACCTTTGAGTTAGGTTTAAGGTTTTTTACCGATTACTTAGCTGGTAACGTCTATTTTAAAATCAAGTATCCAGAACACAATTTAGCTAGAGCGCTGGTTCAATTTAAACTTACAGAAAGTATTGAAGCTCAAGAAGCCGATATTAAGCATAAAATTGAGTCATTCAGATGA